From the Paenibacillus sp. FSL H8-0548 genome, one window contains:
- a CDS encoding MFS transporter, which yields MQSWKRTMWILWFGVLLCSSSYTMSVPFLPLFLFDLGVKESSVNLWAGIVHSSAFLVGAVMAPLWGMLADKYGKRKMVIRAGLSLAIIYALISFVQTPWQLVGVRMLHGFVGGFVPASMSIVASVAPKEKLGWSLGMMQAGTMTGGILGPLFGGLLAEAFGLRRSFVVAGIIIAAATIAVMIWVKEGKAEQADGATTGKKQAEPVTYRMAFRNRALLSMLLLLATFQLSVNMIQPLITLHIAKLQGGLQGAELSAGFVLSLIGIAGILASPIWGRLGERKGYYRILVFCLLSAGLVVSMQFFVQGLWLFAIVQFIFGLFMAGIAPSVNTLVVQSTDEQFRGRSFGLTTSANQFGSMLGPLIGGLLGLAVGIHWIFVATGMIMFAAGISVWLMRKRELGQAKTGLRGL from the coding sequence ATGCAATCATGGAAGCGTACAATGTGGATCTTATGGTTCGGCGTTCTTCTTTGCAGCTCAAGCTACACGATGTCGGTTCCCTTCCTGCCGCTATTTCTCTTTGATCTTGGTGTCAAAGAGAGCTCCGTGAATCTATGGGCGGGAATTGTTCATTCCTCAGCATTTCTCGTAGGCGCGGTGATGGCTCCTTTGTGGGGTATGCTAGCCGATAAATACGGGAAGCGAAAAATGGTGATTAGAGCCGGTCTTAGCCTAGCCATCATTTATGCGCTGATCTCTTTCGTACAGACGCCGTGGCAGCTTGTAGGTGTTCGTATGCTGCATGGCTTTGTTGGCGGCTTCGTTCCTGCATCCATGTCCATTGTCGCCTCAGTTGCACCGAAGGAGAAGCTGGGCTGGAGCCTCGGAATGATGCAAGCGGGTACGATGACTGGCGGTATTCTCGGCCCATTGTTTGGCGGTCTGCTTGCTGAAGCCTTCGGACTGCGCCGCTCTTTCGTCGTGGCGGGCATCATCATAGCAGCAGCTACGATTGCGGTTATGATTTGGGTGAAGGAAGGAAAAGCAGAGCAGGCAGATGGGGCCACTACAGGCAAGAAGCAAGCAGAACCAGTTACTTACCGAATGGCCTTTCGCAATCGTGCACTCCTGAGCATGCTTCTTCTGCTTGCAACCTTCCAGCTTTCGGTCAATATGATTCAGCCGCTGATCACTTTGCATATCGCTAAGCTGCAAGGCGGATTGCAAGGGGCCGAGCTGTCGGCTGGCTTCGTACTCTCGCTTATCGGCATAGCGGGCATTTTAGCTTCCCCAATCTGGGGGAGACTAGGTGAGCGAAAGGGTTATTATCGTATACTCGTCTTTTGCCTGCTATCGGCAGGGCTGGTCGTCAGCATGCAGTTTTTTGTCCAAGGCTTATGGCTGTTCGCGATCGTACAATTCATATTTGGCTTGTTTATGGCAGGTATTGCTCCTAGTGTCAATACGCTTGTCGTGCAGAGCACGGATGAGCAGTTTAGAGGAAGATCCTTTGGCCTTACGACAAGCGCCAACCAGTTTGGGTCTATGCTTGGTCCGCTTATAGGCGGTCTGCTTGGGTTGGCTGTTGGGATTCATTGGATTTTTGTAGCGACCGGAATGATCATGTTTGCTGCCGGCATCAGTGTATGGCTGATGCGAAAACGCGAGCTTGGACAAGCAAAGACAGGACTAAGAGGCTTATAA
- a CDS encoding LacI family DNA-binding transcriptional regulator, with protein MKSVTVYDIAREANVSVATVSRVINNTAPVKKSTRDRVMELITKHQFQPNALARSLFKKETGMIGVILPDITNPFFPEVLSGLDREARSKGYTFFLCDTVSTNGDSAEQYVRESQYLNILMEKQVDGIVMIGGRINLTRPSKELVSEVVEASKRVPLLLINGNLPGKGLNRIYADEREGAQLATQHLIDLGHRDIAFVGGYSNMSNTSDRIQGFMKTMESNGLSIREEWIRNGGFSVDSGKVSLNELLTFADRPTAIFCANDLVAIGVMKAAHKAGLSVPHDLSLIGFDDIPYASNSIPELTTISLKCYEVGRSAAELLHQMITKKKVSKSTKLRPELIVRESTAPPRGSK; from the coding sequence ATCAAGTCGGTTACTGTTTATGATATTGCTAGGGAAGCTAACGTTTCAGTAGCCACTGTGTCACGTGTTATCAATAACACGGCTCCAGTGAAAAAGTCGACTAGAGATCGTGTTATGGAGCTGATTACGAAGCATCAATTCCAGCCTAATGCACTTGCTAGAAGCCTGTTTAAGAAAGAAACAGGGATGATTGGCGTCATTTTGCCCGATATTACGAATCCTTTTTTTCCTGAGGTACTCTCTGGTTTGGATCGGGAGGCTCGCAGCAAGGGGTATACGTTTTTTTTATGCGATACGGTCTCAACAAATGGAGATTCAGCAGAGCAGTATGTGAGAGAATCGCAATATTTGAACATTTTGATGGAGAAGCAGGTAGACGGCATTGTGATGATCGGCGGTCGAATTAATTTGACTAGACCAAGCAAGGAGCTGGTCAGCGAGGTTGTCGAGGCTAGCAAGCGTGTACCGCTGCTCCTTATTAATGGCAATCTTCCGGGCAAAGGGCTGAACCGCATCTATGCTGATGAGCGAGAAGGAGCACAGCTGGCGACCCAGCATTTAATTGATCTTGGCCATCGGGACATTGCGTTCGTTGGCGGCTACAGCAATATGTCCAATACGTCGGATCGCATCCAAGGCTTCATGAAAACAATGGAGTCAAATGGTCTGTCGATTCGCGAGGAATGGATACGCAATGGAGGCTTTTCCGTTGATAGCGGAAAGGTGTCCTTGAATGAGCTGCTTACGTTTGCGGATCGTCCAACTGCTATTTTTTGTGCAAATGATTTGGTTGCCATCGGTGTGATGAAGGCAGCTCATAAAGCGGGTTTATCGGTGCCGCACGATCTGTCGCTCATTGGGTTTGACGATATTCCGTATGCTTCTAACAGTATCCCAGAGCTGACCACAATATCGTTAAAATGTTATGAGGTTGGGCGAAGTGCAGCAGAGCTGCTGCACCAGATGATTACTAAAAAGAAAGTAAGCAAAAGCACCAAGTTAAGACCAGAGCTGATTGTGAGGGAATCAACCGCTCCGCCTCGCGGGTCGAAATAG
- a CDS encoding SGNH/GDSL hydrolase family protein, giving the protein MMQDKQQFKSYFQIRRGLPNVTRKLVGTDPIVVAFIGGSITEGYGASEPDETSWRALTGSYLKGKYLQGTVCCINAGVGGTTSTFGAHRMTEHVLANGEIDLLFVEFSVNDGEDREESIRGMEGIVRQCRRLSPQADICFVYTAAAKNLSVDIPFNIAVHEEVASHYEVPSINMAAGIRQLIEEGEVQWEALAPDLVHPNDAGYAQYAVYVKAFLEEVLSDRVTDTISPLTMPAPLTIGNYEFGVMLDVGQVEQQNGFELTNEKPESLINWRYDLEHLYSDNPSAEFSFIAAGRSTGLLLLCGPDTGIFEYSLDGVTFHAVNLFDEWCLGAYRPIIAVFQLQADVASTRVTIRNTSQKDERSTGNGLRVLKLLSRIPEAISGVSIGLGVKFGIERF; this is encoded by the coding sequence ATGATGCAGGACAAACAACAATTCAAGAGTTATTTTCAAATACGGCGAGGATTGCCGAATGTAACTCGTAAGCTGGTCGGCACTGACCCTATCGTTGTCGCTTTTATAGGCGGCTCTATTACTGAAGGGTATGGGGCTTCTGAGCCAGATGAGACAAGCTGGCGGGCGTTGACTGGAAGCTACTTGAAGGGAAAATACCTGCAAGGAACGGTGTGCTGTATAAATGCGGGGGTAGGAGGCACGACTTCTACCTTTGGTGCACATCGTATGACGGAGCATGTTTTGGCGAATGGCGAAATTGATTTGTTATTTGTGGAATTCAGTGTCAATGACGGGGAAGACCGCGAAGAGTCGATTAGAGGGATGGAGGGGATTGTCCGGCAGTGCAGACGTTTATCACCTCAGGCTGATATCTGTTTTGTTTACACAGCCGCAGCCAAAAACCTGTCAGTCGATATTCCTTTTAACATAGCGGTTCATGAGGAGGTCGCCTCTCATTATGAGGTTCCTTCCATTAACATGGCAGCAGGCATCCGTCAGTTGATTGAGGAGGGGGAAGTCCAATGGGAGGCGCTTGCTCCAGATTTAGTACATCCGAATGATGCCGGTTACGCGCAGTATGCCGTGTACGTGAAGGCTTTCTTGGAAGAGGTGCTCTCAGATCGCGTCACGGATACCATTTCGCCATTGACGATGCCGGCTCCTTTGACCATCGGAAATTATGAGTTTGGAGTGATGTTGGATGTAGGCCAGGTGGAGCAGCAGAACGGTTTTGAATTAACGAATGAGAAGCCGGAGTCATTGATCAACTGGCGGTATGACTTGGAGCATTTGTATTCAGACAACCCGAGTGCGGAATTTTCGTTCATCGCTGCGGGAAGAAGCACAGGGCTGCTGCTCTTGTGCGGCCCGGATACCGGCATATTCGAATACTCCTTAGACGGAGTAACCTTTCATGCGGTAAATTTGTTTGATGAATGGTGTCTGGGTGCATACCGGCCAATCATTGCGGTGTTTCAACTTCAAGCGGACGTTGCAAGCACGAGAGTCACTATCCGCAACACATCGCAAAAAGATGAACGAAGCACGGGGAATGGTTTGCGAGTGTTAAAGCTGCTGAGTAGAATACCGGAAGCAATATCAGGTGTTTCGATAGGCCTCGGAGTGAAATTCGGCATAGAACGATTTTAA
- a CDS encoding extracellular solute-binding protein: MMTSMVLGACSTDNKPSNAATNKPQTEETGATAPVEISLFAVQETNIDLPTNKFTKFVEEKFNIKLKFESTPPDGAKEKRQISLASGDYPDAYMLPGYIDQFTQADVVKYGKQGVLVPLNDLIEKYAPNIKAAMEKDSDLKAFNTAPDGNIYGLVAYSQCFHCSYPNKMWINTKWLDKLQLEMPKTPEEFKAVLKAFKTQDPNGNGIADEVPLSGSTEDFGVRVIPFLMNGFVYDDDRNYLNLTNGKVESAALKPEWKEGLTYIKSLYDEGLIDPGAFAQNAEAFKKIGENGDAQILGAGAGMHPAIFVNIDVGNTNSADYNPVPPLTGPHGSFATHDGGGVAPGAKFVITNKASEEQQIALIKLVDYMFTEEGQTNSASGMEGIDWRKPKEGEVALGEGVEPKVATIPSVEGDAPRNAGWSGTAHFYMPREYRDSWVQGTDIYDSANYERRLYQATLQYQGHEPKELFPLWAIWIDNAEVDEASILQTNIKSYIEQNALQFITGNKSLEKDWDNYLKGLQDLKINRYLEILQKAYDQSFK; the protein is encoded by the coding sequence ATGATGACCAGCATGGTACTCGGCGCTTGCTCGACAGATAACAAGCCTTCCAATGCTGCAACAAACAAACCTCAAACGGAAGAGACGGGAGCAACCGCACCGGTTGAGATTAGCCTTTTTGCCGTACAGGAGACGAACATTGACCTGCCTACGAACAAATTCACCAAATTTGTTGAAGAGAAATTCAACATCAAGCTGAAGTTTGAATCGACGCCACCGGATGGCGCGAAGGAAAAACGCCAGATCTCACTCGCAAGCGGCGATTATCCGGATGCCTACATGCTGCCGGGTTATATCGATCAGTTTACGCAAGCTGATGTTGTGAAGTACGGCAAGCAAGGGGTGTTGGTGCCTCTGAATGATCTTATTGAGAAGTATGCTCCCAACATCAAAGCGGCCATGGAAAAAGACTCCGATTTGAAAGCGTTTAATACAGCGCCGGACGGCAATATTTATGGTCTTGTGGCTTACAGCCAGTGCTTCCACTGTTCCTATCCGAACAAAATGTGGATCAATACGAAGTGGCTGGATAAGCTGCAGCTGGAAATGCCAAAAACACCGGAAGAATTCAAAGCGGTTCTGAAAGCATTCAAAACGCAAGATCCTAATGGCAACGGCATTGCGGACGAAGTGCCGCTAAGTGGTTCGACGGAGGATTTTGGCGTACGCGTCATTCCATTCCTCATGAACGGCTTCGTCTATGACGACGACCGCAACTACTTGAACCTGACAAATGGCAAGGTTGAGTCGGCAGCGCTTAAGCCGGAATGGAAAGAGGGCCTAACTTATATCAAATCGCTGTATGACGAGGGCTTGATTGATCCAGGTGCATTCGCACAAAACGCGGAAGCATTCAAAAAAATCGGTGAAAACGGCGACGCTCAAATTCTAGGCGCCGGAGCCGGCATGCACCCTGCTATTTTCGTTAATATCGATGTAGGCAACACAAACTCTGCAGATTACAACCCGGTACCACCGCTTACAGGACCGCATGGCTCGTTTGCTACGCATGACGGCGGCGGCGTTGCTCCTGGAGCGAAATTCGTCATCACGAACAAAGCTTCGGAAGAACAACAAATTGCTCTTATTAAATTGGTTGATTACATGTTCACAGAAGAAGGACAAACGAACAGTGCTTCCGGCATGGAAGGCATTGACTGGAGAAAGCCGAAGGAAGGCGAAGTTGCGCTTGGAGAAGGCGTAGAGCCGAAGGTTGCAACGATTCCTTCGGTTGAAGGCGATGCGCCTCGTAATGCAGGCTGGAGCGGAACGGCTCATTTCTACATGCCGAGAGAATACCGAGACAGTTGGGTTCAAGGTACAGATATTTATGATTCTGCGAACTATGAGCGCAGATTGTACCAAGCGACACTGCAGTATCAAGGCCACGAGCCGAAGGAGCTGTTCCCGCTTTGGGCGATCTGGATCGATAACGCTGAGGTTGACGAGGCGAGCATTCTGCAAACGAACATCAAATCGTACATCGAGCAAAATGCGCTTCAATTCATTACAGGCAACAAAAGCCTTGAGAAGGATTGGGACAATTACTTAAAAGGATTGCAAGATCTGAAAATCAATCGTTACTTGGAGATTTTGCAAAAAGCATACGACCAATCGTTTAAATAA
- a CDS encoding carbohydrate ABC transporter permease: MASAKIAMQTPKRQTIKDSMGDRIFMIVIYTILTLVLIAVVYPLIYILSSSISSPSAVTSGRVWLWPVDISFKGFKVLFDTPQIMQGYGNSLFYTVAGTMISVVLTVMIAYPMSRKSFFGRTVIMMLITFTMLFSGGLIPTYMVVKEFGMIDSRWALLIPNAVWVWQVIIARSFFQNSIPDELFEASEIDGCSDIRFMQSVVLPLSKPILAVLFLMYGVGQWNAYFDALIYLKSSNLFPLQLVLRSIIIMNNSASVTDALKQVERQQLSELLKYSLIVVATLPVLIMYPFVQRYFVQGMLVGSVKG, translated from the coding sequence ATGGCATCGGCAAAAATAGCAATGCAGACACCAAAGAGACAGACCATCAAAGATTCGATGGGCGATCGGATATTTATGATCGTTATTTATACCATTCTAACGCTGGTTCTGATCGCGGTCGTTTATCCGCTCATTTACATTCTTAGCAGCTCGATCAGCAGCCCGTCTGCGGTTACGTCAGGCCGCGTCTGGCTGTGGCCCGTCGATATTTCCTTCAAGGGCTTCAAGGTTTTGTTCGATACGCCGCAGATTATGCAGGGTTACGGCAATTCCTTGTTCTACACGGTGGCAGGAACGATGATCAGCGTCGTGCTTACCGTCATGATTGCGTATCCGATGTCGAGGAAATCGTTTTTTGGCCGGACCGTCATCATGATGCTCATTACCTTCACTATGCTCTTTAGCGGCGGCTTAATTCCGACGTATATGGTCGTCAAGGAGTTTGGCATGATCGATTCGCGGTGGGCGCTGCTCATTCCGAATGCCGTATGGGTATGGCAGGTCATTATTGCAAGGTCCTTCTTCCAGAACTCGATTCCGGATGAGCTGTTTGAAGCAAGCGAGATCGATGGCTGCAGTGACATCCGGTTTATGCAAAGTGTTGTCCTACCGTTATCCAAGCCCATTCTCGCCGTGCTCTTCCTGATGTATGGCGTCGGTCAATGGAATGCCTACTTTGATGCCCTTATTTATTTGAAGTCGTCTAATCTGTTCCCGCTTCAGCTTGTATTGCGCAGCATCATCATTATGAACAACAGCGCAAGCGTAACCGATGCGCTTAAGCAGGTGGAGAGGCAGCAGCTGTCAGAGCTGTTGAAATACTCGCTGATCGTTGTAGCTACGCTGCCTGTTCTAATTATGTACCCTTTCGTACAGCGTTACTTCGTACAAGGGATGCTGGTTGGTTCCGTCAAAGGCTAA
- a CDS encoding extracellular solute-binding protein encodes MKRAKVGLVALVTLFGLLLSACSQSNGATETEVAQGTGKAPASLDKPVEISVFAQQDLGIDLKTNDFSRFLEAKFNVAFDWDVVSMDGAREKRQISLASGDFPDAYILTSYIDQFSQSDVLKYGKQGVFLPLNELIEQYAPNIKAAMEKEPALKAFNTAPDGNIYGLVAYSECFHCSYPNKMWVNTSWLEKLGLEMPRTTEEFKAMLEAFKQKDPNGNGLPDEVPLTGSIEDFGVHIIPYLMNGFIYDDDRQYLFMSNGKVDTVADKPQWKEGIAYIKTLYDEGLIDPGAFIQNAEALKRIGDNSDEVILGAAAAMHPAIFVSERTRDYAPLPPLTGPYASYATFESSGIQPGAKFVITNRASAEAQIALIRMVDYMYTPEGQTMAQAGLEGVGWRKPQAGEKALDESLEPRFSNLIPIENAKPTNSGWSGMAHFYMPRDYRESWVASPDIYDADGYERRLRDATLLYEGHEPKELYPMWKVWMDPEEADEAGILQTNLANYIDQSMIQFITGNLELDKDWDNYVLGLRGMQVERYVEIMQAVYDQSLGTDK; translated from the coding sequence TTGAAGAGAGCAAAGGTTGGCCTAGTGGCGCTTGTCACGCTCTTCGGCTTGCTGTTATCCGCATGCTCGCAGAGTAACGGAGCGACAGAAACCGAAGTGGCCCAAGGGACAGGCAAAGCGCCGGCCTCTTTGGATAAGCCGGTGGAGATCAGCGTTTTTGCCCAACAGGATTTGGGCATTGATTTAAAAACAAATGATTTCAGCAGATTTCTTGAGGCGAAATTTAACGTTGCCTTCGACTGGGACGTTGTTTCCATGGATGGGGCCAGAGAGAAGCGGCAAATTTCACTGGCTAGCGGAGATTTTCCGGATGCTTATATTTTAACGTCGTATATTGATCAATTCTCGCAGTCCGATGTGCTGAAATATGGTAAGCAGGGCGTATTTCTGCCGCTAAACGAGCTTATTGAGCAATATGCGCCCAACATTAAGGCTGCGATGGAGAAGGAACCTGCCCTGAAGGCTTTCAATACGGCGCCTGACGGCAATATCTATGGTCTCGTCGCATACAGTGAATGCTTTCATTGCTCCTATCCGAACAAGATGTGGGTCAATACGAGCTGGCTGGAGAAATTAGGGCTTGAGATGCCCCGTACGACAGAGGAGTTCAAAGCGATGCTCGAAGCCTTTAAGCAAAAGGATCCCAATGGCAATGGACTTCCGGACGAGGTTCCGCTTACCGGTTCCATTGAGGATTTTGGCGTCCATATTATTCCTTACCTAATGAACGGTTTTATTTATGATGACGACCGCCAATATTTGTTCATGTCCAATGGCAAAGTGGATACCGTGGCCGATAAGCCGCAGTGGAAGGAAGGCATCGCCTACATTAAAACGCTTTATGATGAGGGATTAATTGATCCGGGGGCATTCATTCAAAACGCAGAGGCGCTCAAAAGAATTGGGGACAATTCGGATGAGGTTATCCTTGGGGCTGCCGCCGCTATGCATCCGGCTATTTTTGTAAGCGAGCGGACTAGGGACTATGCACCGCTGCCGCCGTTGACCGGCCCCTATGCTTCTTATGCTACTTTCGAGAGCTCAGGCATACAGCCGGGTGCGAAGTTTGTTATTACGAATAGAGCGAGCGCTGAAGCGCAAATCGCTTTAATTCGGATGGTGGATTATATGTATACGCCTGAAGGCCAAACGATGGCGCAAGCCGGACTTGAGGGAGTTGGGTGGAGGAAGCCGCAGGCTGGAGAAAAAGCGCTGGATGAAAGTCTTGAGCCTAGGTTCTCAAACCTTATCCCGATAGAAAACGCGAAGCCGACCAATTCCGGTTGGAGCGGGATGGCGCATTTCTATATGCCAAGGGACTATCGCGAGAGCTGGGTGGCTAGTCCAGACATCTACGATGCTGACGGCTATGAGCGCCGCCTTCGCGATGCCACGCTGCTGTATGAAGGGCATGAGCCGAAGGAGCTTTATCCGATGTGGAAGGTGTGGATGGACCCGGAAGAGGCAGATGAGGCGGGCATACTCCAGACGAATCTTGCCAATTACATTGACCAAAGCATGATCCAATTCATCACCGGCAATTTGGAGCTGGATAAGGATTGGGATAATTACGTGCTCGGGCTCCGCGGCATGCAGGTGGAGCGTTACGTTGAAATCATGCAAGCCGTTTACGATCAATCGTTGGGCACGGATAAATAA
- a CDS encoding ABC transporter permease subunit gives MSFKKHWQLYLIVIPPVLFFLIFKYYPMLNAVLAFKDYNVIKGIWGSPWVGFKNFQLFFDNPMFWTLAKNTILVSGYLLLAGFPIPILLALMLNEISNGRFKRLVQLVTFAPYFISTVVMVSIIMLFLAPRLGFANVALNYFGFDSVNFLGEASMFRSIYVWSDIWQTAGYSAVIYLAALSGIDPTLYEAAKVDGASRFQKIVHVDLPGILPTITIILILNVGSVMAIGFEKIYLLQNQLNIVNSEIIATYVYKIGLLNANYSFATAVGLFNSLINLVLLFTVNGLAKRITKSSIW, from the coding sequence ATCAGCTTCAAGAAGCATTGGCAGCTGTACCTGATTGTCATACCGCCTGTGCTGTTTTTTCTAATCTTTAAATATTATCCGATGCTGAACGCGGTTCTTGCATTTAAGGATTACAACGTGATTAAAGGCATCTGGGGAAGTCCTTGGGTCGGCTTTAAGAACTTTCAGCTGTTCTTCGATAATCCGATGTTCTGGACGCTTGCCAAAAATACGATATTAGTGAGCGGATATTTGCTGCTGGCAGGGTTCCCGATTCCGATCCTGCTCGCTTTGATGCTTAATGAGATAAGTAACGGGCGCTTCAAGCGGCTTGTCCAGCTCGTTACCTTCGCGCCTTATTTCATATCCACGGTCGTTATGGTGTCGATTATTATGCTGTTCCTCGCACCAAGACTTGGATTTGCCAATGTAGCGCTCAATTATTTCGGCTTCGATTCGGTTAATTTCCTTGGTGAGGCCAGCATGTTCCGATCCATCTACGTGTGGTCGGATATCTGGCAGACAGCAGGCTACTCTGCAGTCATTTATTTGGCCGCTCTATCGGGCATTGATCCGACGCTTTACGAGGCTGCGAAGGTGGATGGGGCATCGCGCTTTCAAAAGATTGTCCACGTCGATTTGCCTGGCATTTTGCCAACGATCACGATCATCTTGATTCTCAATGTAGGCAGTGTCATGGCGATTGGCTTCGAGAAAATTTATTTGCTGCAAAATCAGCTTAACATCGTCAATTCCGAAATTATCGCGACGTATGTGTACAAAATAGGGCTTCTAAACGCGAATTACAGCTTCGCAACGGCGGTTGGCTTGTTCAACTCATTAATTAATCTCGTGTTATTGTTTACGGTCAACGGCTTGGCCAAACGAATCACGAAATCAAGCATTTGGTAA